A genomic region of Desulfosarcina ovata subsp. ovata contains the following coding sequences:
- the xerD gene encoding site-specific tyrosine recombinase XerD yields MVAGGDYDQRVEQYLAFLTVEKGLSKKTISAYTTDLVRFGRFIEQQQIASVGRIDTAMVLKYLIELRQAGLGARSRARHLVSLRGFFKFLTQEKIIDQNPAQRIDLPKTGLQLPDVLTVADVEALLSAPDSAKPEGLRDTAMLEMLYGAGLRVSELIGMEINAVNLDAGFVRVFGKGSRERIVPVGRVALAAIRNYLAHARPVLLKARTCSALFVTRRGSAMTRQGFWYLIGRYGRQCGLKQKITPHSLRHSFATHLLEGGADLRAVQMMLGHADIATTQIYTHVAQRQLLAAHKKYHPRG; encoded by the coding sequence ATGGTGGCGGGTGGCGATTACGACCAGCGGGTGGAACAGTACCTGGCCTTTCTGACCGTTGAAAAAGGGCTCAGCAAAAAAACCATTTCCGCATACACGACGGATTTGGTGCGTTTCGGCCGGTTTATTGAGCAGCAACAAATCGCTTCGGTTGGCCGCATCGACACCGCCATGGTTCTGAAATACCTGATCGAGCTTCGCCAAGCTGGGTTGGGTGCCCGTTCCCGGGCCCGGCACCTGGTCAGCCTGCGGGGTTTTTTCAAGTTTCTGACCCAAGAAAAAATCATCGATCAAAATCCGGCCCAGCGGATCGATCTACCCAAGACCGGCCTGCAGCTTCCCGATGTGCTGACGGTGGCCGACGTGGAGGCCCTGTTGAGCGCGCCGGACTCCGCCAAACCCGAGGGGCTGCGCGACACCGCCATGCTCGAGATGCTTTACGGCGCCGGGTTGCGGGTTTCCGAGCTGATCGGGATGGAAATCAACGCCGTCAACCTGGACGCCGGTTTCGTGCGCGTGTTCGGCAAGGGGTCCAGAGAACGGATCGTTCCGGTCGGCCGGGTGGCCCTGGCGGCAATCCGCAACTATCTGGCGCATGCCAGGCCGGTATTGCTCAAAGCGCGAACCTGCAGCGCGCTGTTTGTCACCCGGCGGGGCAGTGCCATGACCCGCCAGGGATTCTGGTATCTGATCGGCCGCTATGGGCGCCAATGCGGGTTAAAGCAAAAGATTACCCCTCACAGCCTAAGGCACTCTTTTGCTACCCATTTACTGGAAGGCGGCGCTGATCTGCGGGCGGTTCAGATGATGCTGGGCCACGCCGATATCGCCACCACCCAGATTTATACACATGTGGCTCAAAGGCAGCTGCTGGCCGCCCATAAAAAATATCATCCACGAGGATAG
- a CDS encoding M24 family metallopeptidase, which produces MTPIISNRIEKTRAALAKNDLDGLMVSVQENRFYLSGFTGEDTQFDESAGVLIITPTRLVLATDSRYDLQAKSEAAGYEVVIYKKGLEQELPGIADSLGIRRMGFESARLSHKQYAAFAKALNTVSPPMELVPTENLIENLRKIKSDDEVARTVSALRLAEKAFVQVLDGLRPGLTEKQVAWSMEKAMREAGAQGLSFPVIVASGPNSALPHAIPTDRPLSTGEPILFDWGARLNEYCSDTTRTVVMGQPDDRFRKVFDTVVTARDKATAAIRAGASGMDVDRVARDYIHSSGFVDRFGHSLGHGTGLAVHESPRLSPIKDERLETGMIVTVEPGIYLPGWGGIRMENQVVVAEDGARVLNDPAPFDPILKI; this is translated from the coding sequence GTGACCCCCATTATTTCCAATCGTATCGAGAAAACCAGAGCCGCACTGGCGAAAAACGATTTGGATGGCCTGATGGTTTCCGTTCAGGAAAACCGCTTTTACCTGAGTGGTTTTACCGGTGAGGATACCCAGTTTGACGAATCCGCCGGTGTGCTGATCATCACCCCTACCCGTCTGGTGCTGGCCACGGACAGCCGTTACGACCTGCAGGCCAAAAGCGAAGCCGCCGGGTATGAGGTTGTCATTTATAAAAAAGGCCTTGAGCAGGAACTGCCCGGAATTGCCGATTCGCTGGGCATCCGTCGGATGGGGTTTGAAAGCGCGCGCTTGTCCCACAAGCAGTACGCCGCGTTTGCCAAGGCCCTCAACACCGTGAGTCCGCCGATGGAACTGGTGCCGACGGAAAACCTGATTGAAAATCTGCGCAAAATCAAAAGCGACGATGAGGTGGCGCGCACGGTGAGCGCCCTGCGGTTGGCCGAGAAGGCATTCGTGCAGGTACTGGACGGTCTTCGACCGGGATTGACCGAAAAGCAGGTGGCCTGGTCCATGGAAAAGGCCATGCGCGAAGCCGGTGCCCAGGGCCTATCCTTCCCGGTAATCGTCGCCTCGGGTCCCAACAGCGCCCTGCCCCACGCCATTCCCACGGATCGGCCACTGAGCACCGGTGAGCCGATCCTTTTCGACTGGGGGGCCCGCCTTAACGAATATTGTTCCGACACCACCCGTACCGTGGTCATGGGTCAGCCGGATGACCGGTTCAGAAAAGTGTTCGATACCGTGGTCACCGCCCGTGACAAGGCCACTGCCGCCATCCGTGCCGGCGCCAGCGGCATGGATGTAGACCGGGTCGCCAGGGATTATATCCACAGCAGCGGATTCGTCGACCGATTCGGACACAGTTTGGGGCATGGCACCGGCCTGGCCGTCCATGAATCACCGCGCTTGAGTCCCATCAAGGATGAACGCCTGGAGACCGGCATGATCGTCACCGTGGAACCGGGAATCTACCTGCCCGGATGGGGAGGCATCCGCATGGAAAACCAGGTCGTGGTCGCTGAGGACGGTGCCCGGGTACTCAACGACCCGGCCCCCTTTGATCCGATCCTGAAGATTTAA
- the elbB gene encoding isoprenoid biosynthesis glyoxalase ElbB: protein MTHNVGVLLSGCGVFDGSEIHEAVLTLLFLDRAGATVQCMAPDAEQLHVIDHLTQTPSEESRNVLVESARIARGEIKGVAAVGADDIDALIIPGGFGAAKNLSDFAVNGPEATVHPDVQRLLDEMVAKSKPIGAICIAPATLTRALGSHSPQVTIGNDVGTAAAIQAMGGTHKECRVDQICVDEANRLVTTPAYMLGPGIKDVAIGIEKLVEKVLSLC, encoded by the coding sequence ATGACCCATAACGTTGGAGTGCTGCTTTCCGGTTGCGGGGTGTTCGACGGTTCGGAAATCCATGAAGCGGTGTTGACCCTGCTTTTTTTGGACCGGGCCGGTGCGACGGTTCAGTGCATGGCACCGGATGCAGAGCAGTTGCATGTGATCGATCACCTGACCCAGACGCCCAGTGAAGAATCGCGGAATGTCCTGGTCGAATCGGCGCGTATCGCCAGGGGCGAAATCAAGGGTGTGGCCGCCGTTGGTGCGGATGATATCGATGCTCTGATCATTCCCGGTGGGTTCGGTGCGGCAAAAAACCTCAGCGACTTCGCTGTAAACGGACCGGAGGCAACGGTTCATCCCGACGTACAGCGCCTGCTCGATGAGATGGTTGCCAAATCCAAACCCATTGGGGCGATCTGCATTGCCCCGGCCACCCTGACCCGTGCCCTGGGAAGCCATTCGCCCCAGGTCACCATCGGCAATGATGTGGGCACGGCAGCGGCGATCCAGGCCATGGGCGGCACGCACAAGGAATGCCGGGTTGACCAGATCTGTGTGGATGAAGCCAACCGGCTGGTGACCACACCGGCCTACATGCTTGGGCCCGGCATTAAGGATGTGGCCATCGGTATCGAAAAGCTGGTCGAAAAAGTGCTCTCCCTATGCTGA
- a CDS encoding aldehyde ferredoxin oxidoreductase family protein: protein MSTIVGTSNRIIEINLSTSEIDEFEVTENDRRQYLGGKGLGLKLLYERIQQGAEPLGEENWLAFMMGVLMGTGAPCSGRFSVVTKSPLTGIMLSASCGGPFGMAYKTAGYDGLLITGKATSPVVVVVDEDGARISNGSHLWGLNTQDTQQRVNPEGKAGVLAIGPAGENGVRFANVASGHRFVGRGGVGAVMGAKNLKAIVARGKHCKIVPADPKRFVKAKKRASAYIARNPTTADDYRHFGTASHVKWCNAAGILPVRNFSRGSHPQADQVSGETMRQRYNSRPRTCKPCSIMCGHKGTLPDGTTCQVPEYESLGLLGPNLGIFEPDAIARLNERCGLLGLDTISAGAVLAWCMEAGEKGLIQTELKFGSVDGLHQALDDMAHRNGWGDQMADGTRCLAERYGGSDFAIHVKGLEVPAYDPRGSWGQGLAYAVANRGACHLSAGMFALEVTFGLLDPYTPRGKARFVRFFENLYAAVNSLVTCQFTAFAYTLEPPVVKYTPAWLLRWIMRYLPWLAIGLTDVSVYSALWRSVTGEKLNQWQLLSAGARIHVLERLMNTGDGISRKDDTLPQRMLTQARGDDPEGRTVPLQSMLDDYYRLRGYDLLGIPTKKILSRLGIEPKWERHTDSRIAHFKLTRPKGKRLKRLYLSVLFWFVGRAVEAGPRVDRDVRQICAALPEGLTFSLGVAPDGPAMIVGKDRRGKIRYWGGDTTDRLIDVKLTIKNIEAAMLLFTFREATTTAVARNRLIVDGDIGIACSVVRILDVVETFLLPKALARLAVRRYPNWSPLRKYGGRILIYLRAVLGV from the coding sequence ATGAGCACCATTGTCGGAACCAGCAATCGCATCATCGAAATCAATCTGTCGACGTCGGAGATTGACGAATTCGAGGTGACCGAGAACGATCGCAGACAGTACCTGGGCGGTAAGGGCCTTGGGCTGAAACTGCTCTACGAGCGGATTCAGCAAGGGGCCGAGCCGCTGGGTGAGGAGAACTGGCTGGCTTTCATGATGGGCGTGCTCATGGGCACGGGTGCGCCGTGCAGCGGGCGCTTTAGCGTGGTCACCAAATCGCCGCTTACCGGCATCATGCTCAGCGCCTCCTGTGGCGGCCCTTTCGGCATGGCTTACAAAACCGCCGGTTACGACGGCCTGCTGATTACCGGCAAGGCGACCTCGCCGGTGGTTGTGGTAGTGGATGAAGACGGGGCCAGAATCTCGAACGGCAGCCATTTGTGGGGACTGAATACCCAAGACACCCAGCAGCGGGTCAACCCGGAAGGAAAGGCCGGCGTCCTGGCCATCGGACCGGCCGGTGAGAACGGTGTGCGATTTGCCAACGTTGCCTCCGGTCACCGGTTTGTGGGGCGTGGTGGCGTGGGCGCGGTGATGGGCGCCAAAAATCTCAAGGCCATCGTTGCCCGGGGCAAACATTGCAAGATCGTTCCCGCCGATCCGAAACGTTTTGTCAAAGCCAAAAAACGGGCGTCCGCCTACATTGCCAGGAACCCAACGACAGCCGATGACTACCGCCATTTCGGGACGGCCAGCCACGTCAAGTGGTGTAACGCCGCCGGTATTCTGCCGGTACGCAATTTCAGCCGGGGAAGCCACCCGCAGGCGGATCAGGTCTCCGGTGAAACCATGCGCCAGCGCTACAACAGTCGCCCGCGGACTTGCAAACCCTGCTCGATTATGTGTGGCCACAAAGGGACCCTGCCCGACGGGACCACCTGCCAGGTTCCGGAATATGAAAGCCTCGGCCTTCTGGGGCCCAACCTGGGAATCTTCGAGCCGGATGCCATTGCTCGGCTCAACGAGCGATGCGGCCTGCTGGGCCTGGATACCATTTCAGCGGGAGCGGTCCTGGCCTGGTGTATGGAGGCCGGTGAAAAGGGGCTGATCCAAACCGAACTGAAGTTCGGCAGTGTTGACGGCCTCCACCAGGCCCTGGACGACATGGCCCACCGTAACGGCTGGGGCGATCAGATGGCCGATGGCACCCGGTGCCTTGCCGAAAGGTACGGCGGCAGCGATTTTGCCATCCATGTCAAGGGACTGGAAGTGCCGGCCTATGATCCCCGGGGCTCGTGGGGACAGGGATTGGCCTATGCCGTGGCCAATCGCGGTGCCTGCCACCTCTCTGCGGGCATGTTTGCCCTGGAGGTGACCTTTGGCCTGCTCGATCCGTATACTCCCCGCGGCAAGGCCCGATTTGTCCGATTTTTCGAAAACCTCTATGCCGCGGTCAACTCCCTGGTCACCTGCCAGTTTACCGCCTTCGCTTACACGCTGGAGCCGCCGGTGGTGAAATACACCCCTGCCTGGCTCCTTCGCTGGATCATGCGGTACCTGCCGTGGCTCGCCATCGGACTCACCGATGTCAGTGTCTATTCGGCGCTCTGGCGGTCGGTCACCGGTGAAAAACTGAACCAGTGGCAGCTTCTTTCCGCCGGTGCCCGCATCCATGTGCTGGAACGTCTGATGAATACCGGTGATGGCATTTCGCGCAAGGACGACACCCTTCCGCAACGGATGCTGACCCAGGCGCGCGGCGACGATCCCGAAGGCCGCACGGTTCCGCTGCAGTCCATGCTGGACGACTACTACCGGTTGCGCGGATACGACCTGCTGGGAATCCCGACGAAGAAAATCCTCTCACGACTGGGCATCGAGCCCAAATGGGAACGCCACACCGATTCCCGGATCGCGCATTTCAAACTGACCCGTCCCAAGGGCAAACGGCTGAAGCGGCTCTATCTGAGCGTGTTGTTCTGGTTTGTCGGCCGGGCCGTTGAGGCGGGGCCAAGGGTGGACCGTGACGTCCGCCAGATCTGTGCCGCCCTTCCCGAGGGATTGACTTTTTCCCTGGGAGTCGCGCCGGACGGCCCGGCCATGATCGTGGGCAAGGACCGGCGGGGTAAAATTCGCTACTGGGGAGGTGACACCACCGACCGCCTCATCGACGTCAAACTGACCATCAAGAATATCGAAGCGGCCATGCTGCTCTTCACATTCCGGGAAGCCACCACCACTGCCGTGGCCCGAAACCGCTTGATCGTTGACGGCGATATTGGTATTGCCTGCAGCGTCGTACGTATACTGGACGTGGTGGAGACCTTCCTGCTCCCCAAGGCACTGGCCCGCCTGGCGGTTCGGCGCTATCCGAATTGGTCGCCTCTTCGCAAATACGGCGGGCGCATCCTGATTTATTTGCGTGCCGTTCTGGGGGTGTAG
- a CDS encoding iron-containing alcohol dehydrogenase, with the protein MAEAFSFFSPLKINCGSHALDHLPFELSVHGARAPLILASPEQIDRPRLAKVVNAFKTSGLTLGIYDRLADRPEADLIPLLTQMFRDGNCDSLVAVGSGAVVDAAKCLNLVVPADPFNGKRDRDRLRPLMLVAVPGGNGDEATGYASDGKQRLASAELVPSVVFIDPEMMHLSDERAIVNAALVALVHAVEAFLEDSIGPPGHAYAIAAIGLIVENLPVVLHSNGAERRRCLQGLVNGQVAAGIAFYAAEPGICHGLSLRLKAATSLPEGFLMATLLPHLLEIAASVKPQAVGRLLDPIAGSEVHALTADELKAARATARIWEFFESLNAEMALPVPTSLADAGISEAQLNRILSTDSAALQDDAVKQMVARAQKGICLVDDPARIDA; encoded by the coding sequence TTGGCTGAAGCGTTTTCTTTTTTCTCTCCCCTTAAAATCAATTGCGGCAGTCATGCCTTGGACCATCTGCCCTTTGAACTGTCCGTCCATGGTGCCCGGGCACCGTTGATCCTGGCGAGCCCGGAGCAGATCGATCGGCCTCGTCTGGCCAAGGTGGTCAATGCGTTCAAGACGTCCGGCCTGACCCTGGGTATCTATGATCGACTTGCTGATCGTCCGGAAGCGGATCTGATTCCGCTTCTCACCCAAATGTTCCGTGACGGGAACTGTGACAGCCTGGTTGCCGTGGGCAGCGGAGCCGTCGTGGATGCGGCCAAATGCCTCAACCTGGTCGTACCGGCGGATCCGTTTAACGGAAAAAGGGACCGTGACCGTCTGCGTCCATTGATGCTGGTGGCCGTACCGGGCGGTAACGGGGACGAGGCGACCGGCTACGCCAGCGACGGGAAGCAGCGCCTGGCCTCTGCGGAACTGGTTCCATCGGTTGTTTTTATCGATCCGGAAATGATGCATCTGTCCGATGAACGCGCGATCGTCAATGCTGCGCTGGTGGCGCTGGTGCATGCTGTCGAGGCCTTCCTGGAAGATTCCATCGGACCGCCCGGCCATGCCTACGCCATTGCCGCCATTGGCTTGATCGTGGAAAACCTGCCGGTGGTGCTGCACAGCAACGGGGCTGAGCGACGGCGTTGCCTGCAAGGGCTGGTCAACGGTCAGGTGGCGGCCGGCATTGCGTTTTATGCGGCTGAACCGGGGATTTGCCACGGCCTGAGTCTGCGTTTAAAAGCGGCGACATCACTTCCCGAAGGTTTTCTGATGGCAACCCTGCTGCCCCATCTGCTCGAAATCGCAGCGAGCGTGAAACCGCAGGCGGTTGGCCGTCTGCTCGATCCCATTGCCGGCAGTGAAGTCCACGCGCTGACAGCCGATGAATTGAAGGCGGCCCGGGCAACCGCCCGGATCTGGGAATTTTTCGAATCCCTTAATGCCGAGATGGCCCTGCCGGTTCCCACTTCATTGGCGGATGCCGGAATCAGCGAGGCCCAACTCAATCGGATACTGTCCACCGATAGCGCCGCACTTCAGGACGATGCCGTGAAACAGATGGTTGCTCGTGCCCAAAAAGGGATTTGTCTGGTGGATGACCCCGCAAGGATTGATGCATGA
- a CDS encoding iron-containing alcohol dehydrogenase, giving the protein MTIPGYYEFFCPVRTAAGHQVLEQIPQLLGDLNVRRPMIITDKGVTGAGIVDVLKSAMGPAVEIGAMDDTVPPDSDLAVVGHLAGVYRENRCDAILAVGGGSVMDTAKGVNILVSENGDNLKAFEGAGKLTRPLRPLIAIPTTAGTGSEATRVTMIKDHVQKREIIFNSPFLLPDVAILDPRMTLSLPPAITAATAMDALSHAVEAYICLAKNPLSDAHALMAIELIGQNLLPVVDQPDNADGRLALALGAHLAGMAFSNSMVGMVHTLGHAVGAVCGVPHGTCMAILLPYGLEYNMHKCAHWIAELLFPLAGAQVVARTPVHLRERQVVAAIRQLNQRLHRKTGGRHARCFKEVTGPDGSAQVPIERLSDIADNALNDGSIFYNPEELDREDLLMVMSHAWEGTPLDQNRVIKGN; this is encoded by the coding sequence ATGACGATACCGGGGTACTACGAATTTTTCTGTCCGGTAAGAACCGCGGCCGGTCATCAAGTCTTGGAGCAGATCCCGCAACTGCTTGGCGATCTGAATGTCAGGCGTCCGATGATCATCACCGATAAGGGCGTTACCGGAGCCGGTATTGTGGATGTGCTAAAATCCGCCATGGGACCGGCGGTGGAGATCGGGGCCATGGATGATACGGTCCCGCCGGATTCCGATTTGGCGGTGGTTGGGCATCTGGCCGGCGTCTACCGGGAAAACCGGTGTGATGCCATTCTGGCCGTGGGCGGGGGATCGGTAATGGACACGGCCAAAGGGGTCAATATCCTCGTTTCCGAAAATGGCGATAATCTGAAAGCCTTTGAAGGCGCCGGGAAACTGACCCGGCCACTGCGCCCCCTGATCGCCATCCCCACCACCGCCGGAACCGGCTCCGAAGCGACGCGGGTGACCATGATCAAAGATCATGTGCAGAAACGGGAAATCATCTTCAATTCACCGTTTTTGCTGCCGGATGTGGCGATTCTTGATCCGCGGATGACCCTGAGCCTGCCGCCGGCAATCACGGCGGCCACGGCCATGGATGCCCTGAGCCATGCCGTGGAGGCCTATATCTGCCTGGCCAAAAACCCCCTTAGCGACGCCCATGCATTGATGGCCATTGAATTGATTGGCCAGAATCTTCTGCCCGTGGTAGACCAGCCGGACAATGCGGACGGTCGCCTGGCCCTGGCCCTGGGCGCCCACCTGGCCGGTATGGCCTTCTCCAATTCCATGGTGGGGATGGTGCACACCCTGGGCCATGCGGTCGGCGCTGTCTGCGGGGTACCCCACGGCACCTGTATGGCGATCCTGCTTCCCTATGGGCTGGAATACAACATGCACAAATGCGCTCACTGGATCGCTGAACTCCTTTTTCCACTGGCCGGCGCGCAGGTGGTGGCCCGGACACCGGTGCATCTTCGGGAAAGGCAGGTGGTGGCGGCCATCCGGCAGTTGAACCAGCGGCTGCACCGGAAAACCGGTGGCCGTCACGCCCGCTGTTTCAAGGAAGTGACCGGTCCGGACGGCAGTGCCCAGGTACCGATCGAACGGCTATCGGATATCGCCGACAACGCATTGAACGATGGCTCCATTTTTTACAATCCCGAAGAACTGGACCGTGAAGATCTGCTGATGGTCATGTCTCACGCCTGGGAGGGTACCCCTTTGGATCAAAACCGAGTCATCAAAGGAAATTGA